Proteins found in one Fulvitalea axinellae genomic segment:
- the mnmD gene encoding tRNA (5-methylaminomethyl-2-thiouridine)(34)-methyltransferase MnmD, giving the protein MTLKDTFSEKMPTVNIIETEDGSHSLFVPELDETYHSSHGAVNESIHVFIKAGIEHFVANNPGEKIRILEVGFGTGLNALLTAQKASESAFQIEYHTLEAFPLDEDIVSTLNYPEKIGGDNLEELFQEMHAQKWGKPFSLSKNMTMLKTHAKLQATTLEDNAYDLVYFDAFAPSKQSDMWTLDVLKKVADSIAPGGSLVTYCARGQFKRDLKALGLDVESLPGPPPKKEMVRASRTR; this is encoded by the coding sequence TTGACGCTTAAAGACACATTCTCTGAAAAAATGCCGACGGTAAACATCATAGAGACCGAGGACGGTTCTCACTCTTTATTTGTACCCGAACTCGACGAAACTTATCACTCCTCGCACGGAGCGGTCAATGAGTCCATACACGTTTTTATCAAAGCTGGAATAGAGCATTTTGTCGCAAATAATCCCGGCGAGAAGATCCGGATTCTGGAAGTGGGATTCGGGACAGGACTAAACGCACTGCTTACCGCCCAAAAAGCGTCGGAGTCAGCTTTTCAGATCGAATATCATACGCTGGAAGCATTTCCGTTAGACGAAGACATCGTCTCCACACTCAATTACCCTGAGAAGATCGGAGGGGACAATCTTGAGGAGCTGTTCCAAGAAATGCACGCCCAGAAATGGGGAAAACCTTTCAGCCTTTCGAAAAACATGACAATGCTGAAAACCCACGCCAAACTTCAAGCCACTACGCTGGAAGACAATGCGTATGACCTAGTATATTTCGACGCCTTCGCCCCCAGCAAGCAATCGGATATGTGGACTCTGGATGTCTTGAAAAAAGTAGCGGACAGCATTGCTCCCGGCGGTTCTCTTGTCACTTATTGCGCACGCGGACAGTTCAAAAGAGACCTGAAAGCCTTAGGCTTGGATGTGGAAAGCCTCCCGGGACCACCTCCAAAAAAAGAAATGGTAAGGGCGTCCCGCACACGATGA
- the queG gene encoding tRNA epoxyqueuosine(34) reductase QueG, with protein MKNHSEFIKRKATELGFAFCGISKAGYLEDEARHLENWLNQGMNGQMGYMANHFDKRVDPTKLVEGAKSVVSLAYNYYPEQDLAQDGNYKIAKYAYGKDYHFTLKAKLRQLMDAIQEEVGAVEGRAFVDSAPVLEHAWAQRAGLGWVGKHSLLLNRQMGSFFFLSELIIDLELEPDGPVKDYCGTCTKCIDACPTDAIVAPKTVDGSRCISYLTIELKDEIPSEFAGKTENWMFGCDICQDVCPWNRFSKPHNEPDFMPHEDLGKLNKKDWEEITRDVFNEIFRKSAVKRTKLEGLTRNINFIKGNSTKK; from the coding sequence ATGAAAAACCATAGCGAATTTATCAAACGCAAAGCTACGGAACTTGGCTTTGCGTTTTGTGGCATATCCAAAGCCGGTTATCTGGAAGACGAAGCCAGACATCTGGAAAATTGGCTCAACCAAGGCATGAATGGCCAAATGGGATATATGGCCAACCACTTCGACAAGCGGGTGGATCCGACTAAACTCGTCGAAGGAGCCAAATCCGTGGTCAGCTTGGCCTACAACTACTACCCGGAACAAGACCTTGCCCAAGACGGCAATTACAAAATAGCAAAATACGCCTACGGCAAAGACTACCACTTTACGCTCAAAGCCAAACTCCGCCAGCTAATGGACGCCATTCAGGAAGAAGTGGGCGCCGTGGAAGGCCGGGCCTTTGTAGATTCCGCTCCGGTACTGGAACACGCCTGGGCACAACGCGCAGGCCTGGGTTGGGTTGGTAAACACAGCCTTTTGCTCAACCGCCAAATGGGCTCTTTCTTTTTCCTCTCCGAATTGATTATCGATTTGGAACTGGAACCCGACGGGCCAGTCAAAGACTATTGTGGCACATGTACAAAATGTATCGACGCCTGCCCCACTGACGCCATAGTAGCGCCTAAAACCGTGGACGGGAGCCGATGTATCTCTTACCTCACAATCGAACTGAAAGACGAAATACCAAGCGAATTCGCAGGGAAGACAGAGAACTGGATGTTCGGTTGCGACATCTGCCAAGACGTTTGTCCGTGGAACCGTTTTTCAAAGCCACACAACGAACCCGACTTTATGCCTCACGAAGATTTGGGAAAACTGAACAAAAAGGATTGGGAAGAGATAACCAGAGACGTTTTCAATGAAATTTTCAGAAAATCAGCGGTAAAAAGGACCAAACTGGAAGGGTTGACAAGAAACATCAACTTTATTAAAGGTAATTCAACCAAAAAGTGA
- a CDS encoding ribulokinase — MRKSYAIGVDFGSTTARALLLDISEGTELFVATKEYPKGVIASSADPHLARQDPDDYLLCLETVLGEIAKKAKAEGIDLNNIVGIGTATTGSTPIPVDENLAPLSRQERFKDNPNALAWMWKDHTASEEAKAITEYGKQNFPGFLKICGNAYSSEWFFSKIWKCAKEDSEVFEAASTWLEFSDFVPAALAGITTDSVLKRNICGAGFKAMFDASLGGYPRSDFWNGLAPVLSGLADSLPKEVYDVSENVGGLCADWAERTGLPEGIPVAVGLLDAHAGAIGSGISEGAMVKIIGTSTCDILVQSSEERLEVPGISGVVPDSVIPGLTGLEAGQSAVGDVLDWYIRCHHNGDASAHGELTERASKCKAGESGLLALDWHNGNRNVLTDPDLSGLLIGMTLRTESHEIYRALIEATAFGALRIVKQLEANGVTVDRVINCGGIAHKNPLFMQIYADVMNRPMLVAEAKEAVALGCALIGASIGQSEEYFRDLRDKTCQLGAVVYNPNSASVQVYAQLYRIYEELHDGFGVEGGSSDFYGVMKELSVIRKNSKKIALEAEAL, encoded by the coding sequence ATGCGAAAGAGTTATGCGATTGGGGTCGATTTCGGCTCGACGACAGCCCGGGCTTTGCTATTGGACATTAGCGAAGGGACCGAGCTTTTTGTTGCTACCAAAGAATATCCGAAAGGTGTGATTGCGTCATCTGCCGATCCGCATTTGGCCAGACAGGACCCGGATGATTACCTGTTGTGTTTGGAGACTGTGCTGGGCGAAATCGCAAAGAAAGCGAAAGCCGAGGGCATAGATCTGAATAATATTGTGGGAATAGGGACGGCGACAACAGGCTCGACACCGATTCCGGTTGATGAAAATCTGGCTCCGCTATCCAGACAAGAACGGTTTAAGGATAATCCGAACGCCTTGGCTTGGATGTGGAAGGACCATACGGCTTCTGAAGAAGCGAAAGCAATTACCGAATACGGTAAGCAAAACTTTCCCGGCTTCCTGAAGATTTGCGGAAACGCTTATTCGTCAGAGTGGTTTTTCTCCAAAATATGGAAATGCGCCAAAGAAGATTCCGAAGTTTTTGAAGCGGCGTCTACGTGGTTGGAGTTTTCGGATTTTGTGCCGGCTGCTTTGGCGGGAATTACCACCGATTCCGTATTGAAAAGAAACATTTGCGGAGCGGGCTTCAAAGCGATGTTCGACGCCAGTTTGGGTGGTTATCCTCGTTCTGATTTTTGGAATGGATTGGCGCCCGTACTTTCCGGTTTGGCGGATTCGTTGCCCAAAGAAGTTTACGATGTAAGCGAAAACGTGGGAGGCCTCTGTGCCGATTGGGCCGAGCGAACCGGATTGCCTGAAGGAATCCCTGTGGCCGTAGGATTGTTGGACGCTCATGCGGGCGCTATCGGTTCTGGAATATCCGAAGGGGCGATGGTAAAAATCATCGGAACTTCGACTTGCGATATTCTCGTACAGTCTTCGGAAGAACGTTTGGAGGTTCCGGGAATCTCAGGCGTTGTACCCGATTCCGTAATTCCTGGCCTGACAGGTTTAGAGGCGGGGCAATCCGCCGTGGGCGATGTGTTGGATTGGTATATCCGCTGTCACCATAACGGAGACGCCTCAGCGCATGGCGAGTTGACCGAGCGCGCCTCAAAATGCAAAGCAGGCGAAAGCGGACTCTTGGCCTTGGATTGGCATAATGGAAACAGAAACGTATTGACGGATCCTGATCTTAGCGGTTTGCTGATCGGTATGACATTGCGTACCGAAAGTCATGAGATTTATCGTGCGCTTATTGAGGCGACCGCTTTCGGTGCTTTGCGGATTGTGAAGCAGTTGGAAGCAAATGGCGTAACGGTAGACCGAGTGATAAACTGTGGCGGAATCGCTCATAAAAATCCGTTGTTCATGCAGATCTACGCCGATGTGATGAACCGACCGATGTTGGTGGCGGAAGCTAAAGAGGCTGTGGCTTTAGGTTGTGCGTTGATCGGGGCGTCTATCGGGCAGTCGGAAGAGTATTTCCGTGATTTGAGGGACAAGACTTGTCAGCTTGGGGCGGTTGTTTATAACCCGAATTCGGCTTCAGTTCAAGTGTATGCCCAATTATACAGAATTTATGAAGAGCTCCATGACGGTTTTGGCGTGGAAGGCGGCTCTTCGGATTTTTATGGCGTAATGAAGGAATTGAGCGTAATCAGGAAAAATTCCAAAAAGATAGCCCTAGAGGCCGAAGCGTTGTAG
- a CDS encoding lipid A deacylase LpxR family protein codes for MTLTYLFSCVLLSNENAFSQGQTFDRHVSLTVENDALLLLGIDRYYTNGFEFTYRKLKQSPDSIRPNMLFRYSLSQKIYTTASKIWEKVKYFDRPYAGWLFAEAETNWVYQKNIFSLGIRASMTGPWAKGEEMQNGLHRLLGFNEARGWEYQIHNSLGIDITGAWESEISGSRNFRITAKCRGSAGSTITQFAGGPVLEFGRLRPFKQSTLRTHGLGPRTGTPEIVFYINPEAVWQIHDSTIVGPPFDSESPQTAKLEPFYGTLSSGIAYTRGHLATKFYYVLYSPNIKNMFFDWHGYGGITLAVVW; via the coding sequence TTGACCTTAACATATCTTTTCTCATGTGTTCTGCTTTCCAACGAAAACGCCTTTTCCCAAGGGCAAACTTTCGACCGTCACGTTTCTCTCACTGTTGAAAACGACGCCCTCCTTTTGCTAGGCATTGACCGATATTACACTAATGGGTTCGAGTTCACTTACAGAAAGCTAAAACAGAGCCCCGACAGCATAAGACCAAATATGCTTTTCCGTTATTCCTTGAGTCAGAAAATCTACACTACCGCCAGTAAGATTTGGGAAAAAGTCAAATACTTCGACAGACCATACGCCGGGTGGCTCTTCGCTGAGGCCGAGACTAATTGGGTTTATCAGAAAAACATATTCAGCCTCGGAATCAGGGCCAGTATGACCGGACCTTGGGCCAAAGGCGAAGAAATGCAAAACGGCCTGCATCGCTTACTCGGCTTTAATGAGGCCCGGGGGTGGGAATATCAAATCCACAACAGCTTAGGCATTGACATTACCGGCGCCTGGGAATCCGAAATATCCGGCTCAAGGAACTTCAGGATTACCGCAAAATGCAGAGGTAGCGCAGGTTCTACAATCACGCAATTTGCGGGCGGCCCAGTTCTGGAATTCGGCAGGTTGAGACCTTTTAAGCAATCCACTTTGAGAACCCACGGTTTGGGACCTAGAACGGGAACACCGGAAATCGTTTTTTACATAAATCCCGAAGCTGTTTGGCAGATTCATGACAGCACGATTGTAGGCCCGCCTTTTGACAGCGAAAGTCCCCAAACGGCCAAATTAGAACCTTTTTACGGAACTTTGAGCTCGGGAATAGCCTATACGCGCGGTCATTTGGCCACTAAGTTTTACTACGTTTTATATTCTCCCAATATCAAAAACATGTTTTTTGATTGGCATGGGTACGGAGGCATTACGCTGGCTGTGGTTTGGTAG